A stretch of Manis javanica isolate MJ-LG chromosome 1, MJ_LKY, whole genome shotgun sequence DNA encodes these proteins:
- the NAIP gene encoding LOW QUALITY PROTEIN: baculoviral IAP repeat-containing protein 1 (The sequence of the model RefSeq protein was modified relative to this genomic sequence to represent the inferred CDS: inserted 1 base in 1 codon; deleted 6 bases in 3 codons; substituted 2 bases at 2 genomic stop codons), with translation MATWEKASDERISQFDSVLLPKVFVPLGIDAVQFAKEMEEEERKERGKRQKGFNSKMCSEAKRLKTSGTCETHSSWTPQEMAAAGFYITGVKSGIPCFCCCLSLFGASLLRLPIEDHXPDCESLLDKHVGNIAKYDVRVKDPENKLGEDKSRYQQEKARLQSFKNWPFYAQGLYLRQLLAAGFVFTGKQGTAQCSSCGECLGNGEEGDDAWKEHACQVVPQVEIFDILVKSIQKSPNLQVFHLQYDFFADFETLMIVFTSCKKLNEIKFSGPFFAAIPFVIILLNFISLKILNLEQFPDKETYEKFGMLQNKWRTAFTLGSLNDLEELILLIGEGIHQVAKLISQRCQHLXCLXVSFCHTFNDDSVMQIAELPSDKLSACMKASGITRLSAQNVYKNICSYKNVRQISSFFANILFPPVSCGFRFILVRCESKRWSPILDYIILQVCVLKPGVSDAWPHNLHVLFKN, from the exons ATGGCCACCTGGGAGAAGGCCTCTGACGAGAGGATTTCACAGTTTGATTCTGTTTTGCTCCCGAAGGTGTTTGTTCCTCTAGGCATAGATGCAGTTCAATTTgcaaaagaaatggaagaggaggagcgGAAAGAACGAGGCAAAAGGCAGAAAGGCTTTAACTCAAAAATGTGCAGTGAAGCGAAAAGGTTAAAGACTTCTGGGACCTGTGAG ACGCACAGCTCATGGACACCACAGGAGATGGCAGCGGCTGGGTTTTATATCACTGGCGTAAAGTCTGGGATTCCATGTTTCTGCTGTTGCTTG AGCCTCTTTGGTGCCAGCCTCCTGAGGCTCCCTATAGAAGACC ATCCAGACTGTGAGTCCCTTTTGGACAAACATGTTGGTAACATTGCCAAGTATGATGTAAGAGTGAAGGATCCAGAGAACAAGCTGGGAGAGGACAAATCAAGGTACCAGCAAGAGAAGGCCAGACTCCAATCCTTCAAGAACTGGCCATTCTATGCCCAAGGCTTATACCTAAGGCAGCTCTTGGCTGCAGGCTTCGTCTTTACAG GTAAACAGGGCACTGCGCAGTGTTCTTCCTGTGGGGAATGTTTGGGGAATGGGGAAGAAGGAGATGATGCTTGGAAGGAACATGCATGCCAGGTGGTTCCCCAAGTAG AAATCTTTGATATTTTAGTCAAATCAATTCAGAAGTCTCCAAATCTTCAAGTTTTCCATCTGCAATAtgatttctttgcagattttgaGACTCTCATGATTGTATTTACTTCCTGCAAGAAACTTAATGAAATTAAGTTTTCTGGACCA TTTTTTGCAGCCATCCCATTTG tcATCATtttgctgaattttatttctcttaagatatTAAATCTTGAACAATTTCCTGATAAGGAAACATATGAAAAATTTGGAATGTTACAGAATA AATGGAGAACAGCCTTTACTTTAGGTTCTCTTAATGACCTGGAAGAATTGATCCTTCTTATTGGGGAAGGGATTCATCAAGTAGCCAAACTGATCAGCCAGCGGTGCCAGCATCTCTGATGTCTCTGAGTCTCATTTTGCCATACTTTCAATGATGACAGTGTGATGCAAATTGCTGAGTTACCTTCAGATAAACTTTCAGCTTGCATGAAAGCCAGTGGTATTACCAGGCTTTCTGCTCAAAATGTCTATAAAAACATTTGCTCCTATAAAAATGTTCGacaaatttcctcattttttgctAACATATTATTCCCTCCAGTGTCCTGTGGATTTAGGTTCATTCTGGTCAGATGTGAAAGTAAAAGATGGTCTCCTATTTTAGACTATATAATCCTTCAAGTCTGTGTTTTGAAACCTGGTGTTTCAGATGCCTGGCCACATAACCtccatgtactttttaaaaattga